In Musa acuminata AAA Group cultivar baxijiao chromosome BXJ2-10, Cavendish_Baxijiao_AAA, whole genome shotgun sequence, a genomic segment contains:
- the LOC135624338 gene encoding uncharacterized protein LOC135624338 isoform X2, with product MAYYRTPAAIQNENFRIPLGKDVDLTKAAPPKPAKAGRQDRKALKDLSNTGKPPVSGPSKASVLKDKSALRARETIKTAPKRTILTDEEMKRCHEWAREGIEQTHFTGNELQKLQKDIDEERVNKKVRMVMSDLHERSNDLGLTEKVLSKGTKDEKKMELETEVLPIITASPTPGHEEIDGLLESESDHPSFLERPIEFQLKED from the exons ATGGCTTATTACCGAACGCCTGCTGCGATTCAAAACGAGAACTTTCGCATCCCTTTAG GAAAAGATGTTGATCTTACGAAGGCTGCTCCGCCAAAGCCTGCAAAGGCCGGTCGTCAAGATCGAAAGGCCTTGAAGGATCTTTCCAATACAGGAAAACCTCCGGTTTCTGGCCCATCAAAAGCCTCGGTTCTGAAGGATAAGTCTGCACTACGTGCTCGGGAGACCATCAAAACTGCCCCCAAAAGGACCATCCTCACTGATGAAGAAATGAAGAGATGCCATGAGTGGGCAAGGGAGGGAATCGAGCAGACACACTTCACAGGAAATGAACTACAAAAGCTACAGAAAgatatcgatgaagaac GTGTAAACAAGAAGGTTCGGATGGTGATGTCTGACTTACATGAACGGTCAAATGATCTTGGATTGACAGAGAAG GTGCTTTCCAAGGGTACCAAAGATGAGAAGAAGATGGAGTTAGAAACCGAGGTGCTTCCTATCATCACCGCATCTCCAACTCCAG GTCATGAAGAAATCGACGGTCTCCTTGAATCTGAGTCTGATCATCCCTCATTTCTGGAACGGCCAATTGAGTTTCAGCTGAAAGAGGACTAA
- the LOC135624338 gene encoding uncharacterized protein LOC135624338 isoform X1: MAYYRTPAAIQNENFRIPLGKDVDLTKAAPPKPAKAGRQDRKALKDLSNTGKPPVSGPSKASVLKDKSALRARETIKTAPKRTILTDEEMKRCHEWAREGIEQTHFTGNELQKLQKDIDEERVNKKVRMVMSDLHERSNDLGLTEKVLSKGTKDEKKMELETEVLPIITASPTPVLVLTGHEEIDGLLESESDHPSFLERPIEFQLKED; this comes from the exons ATGGCTTATTACCGAACGCCTGCTGCGATTCAAAACGAGAACTTTCGCATCCCTTTAG GAAAAGATGTTGATCTTACGAAGGCTGCTCCGCCAAAGCCTGCAAAGGCCGGTCGTCAAGATCGAAAGGCCTTGAAGGATCTTTCCAATACAGGAAAACCTCCGGTTTCTGGCCCATCAAAAGCCTCGGTTCTGAAGGATAAGTCTGCACTACGTGCTCGGGAGACCATCAAAACTGCCCCCAAAAGGACCATCCTCACTGATGAAGAAATGAAGAGATGCCATGAGTGGGCAAGGGAGGGAATCGAGCAGACACACTTCACAGGAAATGAACTACAAAAGCTACAGAAAgatatcgatgaagaac GTGTAAACAAGAAGGTTCGGATGGTGATGTCTGACTTACATGAACGGTCAAATGATCTTGGATTGACAGAGAAG GTGCTTTCCAAGGGTACCAAAGATGAGAAGAAGATGGAGTTAGAAACCGAGGTGCTTCCTATCATCACCGCATCTCCAACTCCAG TTTTGGTGCTCACAGGTCATGAAGAAATCGACGGTCTCCTTGAATCTGAGTCTGATCATCCCTCATTTCTGGAACGGCCAATTGAGTTTCAGCTGAAAGAGGACTAA
- the LOC135583820 gene encoding uncharacterized protein LOC135583820: MKNNALTCQSGAEGEEGMGSLSYSSEEESHVSIPNPNPDPKRAKRKKKKKIWRRAEEEMEEMGLEEAWPRRSRPGGGVTLEGYVEGADRGPDGADGVGRTRSLTDDDLEELKGCLDLGFGFSYEEIPELCGTLPALELCYSMSRSLEAAGEPSVAAEPCATPPVANWKISSPGDHPEEVKARLKYWAQAVACTVRLCS, from the exons ATGAAGAACAACGCCCTCACCTGCCAAAGCGGCGCCGAGGGAGAGGAAGGGATGGGTAGTTTGAGCTATTCCTCCGAAGAGGAATCCCATGTTTCGATCCCTAATCCAAACCCTGACCCTAAGAGggcaaagaggaagaagaagaagaagatttggaGGAGAGCGGAAGAAGAGATGGAGGAGATGGGGTTGGAAGAGGCATGGCCGCGGAGGAGCCGGCCCGGCGGGGGAGTCACGCTCGAGGGGTACGTGGAGGGGGCAGATCGGGGCCCGGACGGCGCCGACGGGGTTGGGAGGACGAGGAGCCTCACCGACGACGACCTGGAGGAGCTCAAGGGGTGCTTGGACCTGGGCTTCGGCTTCAGCTACGAGGAGATCCCCGAGCTCTGCGGCACGCTGCCGGCCTTGGAGCTCTGCTACTCGATGAGCAGGTCGTTGGAGGCGGCTGGCGAACCGTCCGTGGCGGCGGAGCCGTGCGCTACGCCTCCGGTCGCCAATTGGAAGATCTCCAGTCCCG GTGACCATCCCGAAGAAGTTAAAGCAAGACTGAAGTATTGGGCCCAAGCAGTGGCATGCACTGTCAGATTATGCAGCTGA
- the LOC135624942 gene encoding CMP-sialic acid transporter 5-like — protein MPKNGMIECSYCHSKFVSPSPRSVSRAYDKHRSNVSSKYRALNFLLVVGDCILVGLQPILVYMCKVDGKFKFSPISVNFLTEVAKVLFAIIMLLFQARQQKVGEKPLLSIATFAQAARNNVLLAIPALLYAINNYLKFIMQLYFNPATVKMLSNLKVLVIAVLLKIIMRRRFSIIQWEALALLLIGVSINQLQSSPESSTALVLPITMVAYVYTLIFVTVPSMASVYNEYALKSQFETSIYLQNLFLYGYGAIFNFLGILGTAIFQGPRSFNILEGHSKATMFLICNNAAQGILSSFFFKYADTILKKYSSTVATIFTGIASAALFGHTLTMNFILGISIVFVSMHQFFSPIAKVKDETPVGKLEMMETEHPRSKEASFLNMTAGAAEDASHHIGHDERQPLLPI, from the exons ATGCCAAAGAACGGGATGATAGAATGCAGTTACTGTCACTCCAAATTTGTTTCACCAAGCCCCAGATCTGTATCAAGGGCATATGATAAACATAGAAGTAATGTGTCATCAAAATATCGtgctctcaacttccttcttgttgTGGGTGATTGTATCTTGGTCGGTCTCCAG CCTATACTAGTCTATATGTGCAAGGTGGATGGCAAGTTCAAGTTTAGTCCTATCAGTGTGAACTTTTTAACAGAAGTTGCAAAAGTCCTGTTTGCCATCATTATGTTGTTATTCCAG GCTAGACAACAAAAGGTTGGAGAGAAACCCCTTCTATCAATTGCCACATTTGCACAG GCCGCTCGGAATAATGTCCTTCTAGCCATTCCTGCTCTTCTATATGCAATCAATAACTACTTAAAGTTTATCATGCAG TTATATTTTAATCCTGCAACTGTGAAGATGTTGAGCAATCTGAAG GTTTTGGTGATTGCTGTTCTTCTAAAGATTATAATGCGAAGGCGTTTTTCTATAATTCAG TGGGAGGCTCTTGCGCTTTTGCTAATTGGGGTAAGCATAAATCAGCTTCAATCATCGCCTGAGAGTTCAACTGCATTGGTTCTTCCGATTACAATGGTCGCTTATGTATATACACTAATTTTT GTTACTGTTCCATCAATGGCCTCTGTCTATAATGAATATGCTTTGAAAAGCCAGTTTGAGACAAGCATCTATCTTCAG AACTTATTTTTGTATGGTTATGGTGCAATATTCAACTTTTTGGGTATTCTAGGAACTGCTATTTTCCAAG GGCCTAGGAGCTTCAATATCCTTGAAGGCCACTCGAAGGCAACAATGTTTTTGATATGCAACAATGCAGCACAGGGCATACTTTCATCATTCTTTTTTAAATATGCTG ACACAATCTTGAAGAAGTATTCATCTACTGTTGCGACAATTTTTACCGGCATCGCTTCCGCTGCATTATTTGGTCATACATTGACCATGAACTTTATCTTGGGGATTTCCATAGTCTTTGTATCTATGCACCAG tTCTTCTCTCCCATTGCCAAAGTCAAAGATGAGACACCAGTTGGAAAATTAGAAATGATGGAAACTGAACATCCCAG GTCAAAGGAAGCTTCTTTCTTAAACATGACTGCTGGTGCTGCTGAAGAT GCCAGCCACCACATTGGACATGATGAGAGACAACCGCTTTTGCCCATTTAA
- the LOC103968430 gene encoding protein VERNALIZATION 3 → MVSCQSPTVPVEAQMVEPLDAFYSYHTSFDSSKTGFPSGSCSIKMHRPLLSPAIANEPPYPTLLSCKLGCKSPFSLCRLIMSRDPLVIGNVVGDILDPFVRSANLKVTYNNKELINGSELKPSTIADEPRVEIRGRDMRTLYTLVMVDPDAPSPSTPTKREYLHWLVTDIPETTNASYGNEIVTYESPRPISGIHRFVFVLFRQSVRQTIYAPGWRQNFSTRDFAAVYNLGDPVAAMFFNSQRENGCGGRRCYQPVNGWM, encoded by the exons ATGGTGTCATGCCAATCGCCCACTGTCCCTGTGGAGGCCCAAATGGTGGAGCCTCTCGACGCGTTTTATTCGTATCACACCTCCTTTGATTCGAGCAAGACCGGATTCCCATCGGGCTCCTGCTCTATAAAAATGCATCGACCTCTACTCTCCCCTGCCATTGCAAACGAGCCACCGTATCCAACACTTTTGTCTTGTAAACTCGGTTGCAAGTCTCCTTTTTCTCTGTGTCGTTTGATCATGTCGAGGGATCCGCTAGTCATCGGCAATGTCGTCGGTGACATCCTGGACCCATTCGTCAGGTCCGCAAACTTGAAGGTGACTTACAACAACAAGGAGCTGATCAATGGGTCCGAGCTCAAACCTTCGACGATCGCCGACGAGCCCAGGGTCGAGATCAGAGGACGTGACATGAGGACGCTTTACACGCTT GTGATGGTGGACCCTGATGCACCAAGCCCCAGCACACCAACCAAGAGAGAGTATCTGCATTG GTTGGTGACAGACATCCCAGAAACAACAAATGCCAGTTATG GGAACGAGATAGTCACCTATGAGAGTCCCCGACCCATCTCTGGAATCCATCGCTTTGTGTTTGTGCTGTTCCGGCAATCCGTCCGGCAAACAATCTATGCACCGGGATGGAGGCAAAACTTCAGCACAAGAGACTTTGCAGCAGTCTACAACCTCGGGGATCCTGTTGCTGCCATGTTCTTCAACAGCCAGAGGGAGAATGGGTGCGGTGGAAGAAG GTGCTACCAACCTGTCAATGGATGGATGTGA